Proteins found in one Meiothermus cerbereus DSM 11376 genomic segment:
- the queG gene encoding tRNA epoxyqueuosine(34) reductase QueG, whose amino-acid sequence MQVAETLEQAAQEQGFLTAWAGLDLPQETQQRYRDWVAEGRQAQMAYLAQNLEIRLNPPQRFAWARSVLVLAAPHAYPPPPKPTGGLRLGRVARYAWVRDYHLLIAPHLQALERLAQSLGLEAKGYVDTGPLSERSYAALGGLGWIGRNAMLMRMGEGTYLTLAVLLTSLPPTRLEAPYPNRCGTCTRCVVGCPTGALLGDGTMDSRLCISYWTIEHRGLIPAELWAGMGDWLFGCDVCQEVCPWNRKARSFWQDFIPEPELAYPNLEDYFYLSSKAFERKYAGTVFLRPGRTRMARNALVVLANLGNPDYLPLVRHAAQDVNPVVRATAAQALARLGDLEALWPLRQDPEPQVAEVALGLLEGRV is encoded by the coding sequence GTGCAGGTGGCCGAAACCCTCGAGCAGGCAGCGCAAGAGCAGGGCTTTCTGACGGCGTGGGCTGGCCTGGATTTGCCGCAGGAAACCCAGCAACGCTACCGCGACTGGGTAGCCGAGGGCAGGCAGGCCCAGATGGCTTACCTGGCGCAAAACCTGGAGATCCGGCTCAACCCGCCGCAGCGCTTCGCCTGGGCCAGAAGCGTGCTGGTGCTGGCGGCCCCCCATGCCTACCCCCCGCCCCCAAAGCCTACTGGTGGCCTTCGCCTGGGCCGGGTGGCCCGCTACGCCTGGGTGCGGGATTACCACCTCTTGATAGCGCCCCATTTACAGGCCCTCGAGCGCCTGGCCCAAAGCCTGGGCCTAGAGGCTAAGGGCTATGTGGATACCGGTCCCCTGTCCGAGCGTTCCTATGCCGCCCTGGGGGGTCTGGGCTGGATTGGCCGCAACGCCATGCTGATGCGGATGGGGGAGGGCACCTACCTCACGCTGGCGGTTCTGCTCACCTCTCTTCCCCCAACCCGCCTAGAAGCGCCTTACCCGAACCGCTGCGGAACCTGTACCCGCTGTGTGGTGGGGTGCCCCACCGGGGCCTTGCTGGGCGATGGAACCATGGATTCCCGCTTGTGTATCAGCTACTGGACCATCGAACACCGAGGCCTGATTCCTGCTGAACTATGGGCGGGCATGGGGGACTGGTTGTTTGGCTGCGATGTCTGCCAGGAGGTGTGCCCCTGGAACCGCAAGGCCAGGTCTTTCTGGCAGGACTTTATCCCCGAACCCGAGCTGGCCTACCCCAACCTGGAAGATTATTTTTACCTTTCCTCCAAGGCCTTCGAACGCAAATATGCCGGAACCGTCTTCCTGCGACCGGGTCGTACCCGTATGGCCCGCAATGCGCTGGTGGTGCTGGCCAACCTGGGCAACCCGGACTACCTGCCCCTGGTGCGCCACGCCGCCCAGGACGTGAATCCGGTGGTGCGGGCCACCGCCGCCCAAGCCCTGGCCCGACTGGGCGACCTGGAAGCCCTGTGGCCCCTGCGCCAAGACCCCGAGCCGCAGGTGGCCGAGGTGGCGCTGGGGTTGCTGGAAGGGCGGGTATAG
- the metH gene encoding methionine synthase — MSVNAPRDFFAEQGLEPLTAQGYALQARSQAFPYLKALSERVLVYDGAMGTEIFKYNLSDADFGGAQYSGCPEILNRTRPDVIAAIHQSYLEAGADVIETNTFGCLPHVLMEYGLEAEAEDLAYEAARIARQVVDNGKDETTRFVAGALGPGTKLISLGQIGWKEMFESYRTAARGLVRGGVDLLLIETCQDVLQIRCAVLACRQAMRDLGREVPLQVQVTFEATGALLVGSDDGAALTVLESLPVDVVGINCAVGPDLMDTHIRYFCQNSTRWVSCLPNAGLPRNEGGRAVFDLTPAELARWQLKFVREYGLNAVGGCCGTGPAHIRALVEGLRGHSQVLRGSQQNPKPSPLGQVASLYQSVPLRQETGLLIVGERTNATGSKKFRELLFAGDFDGMNQLASEQVDEGAHVLDVSVAWTGRDEVRDMREVLKRFATSVPIPIMIDTTQVEVMEEALKHLGGRAILNSVNLEDGLEKFDRVAALAKQHGAALVALTIDEDKEAGMAKTVERKVEIALRMYERLTRVHGIPGESILFDLLTFPITQGDEDTRKLARWTIEGIRKVRELLPEVGFILGVSNVSFGLAPQARVVLNSVFLDECIQAGLTAAILNAGKILPINQIPPEPYRLALDLIYDRRQFGPGGEVIHDPLFAFVDYFAKNKVDKTLAHDPLAGLSLEERLKKRIIEGRKVGLEADLEQALEKYSPVEIINQILLEGMKVVGDLFGTGKMQLPFVLQAAETMKAAVRYLEPRMEKLEGVHKGTMVIATVKGDVHDIGKNLVDIILSNNGYKVVNLGIKKPIEEILAAVEEHKPDAVGMSGLLVKSTVVMKENLEYMAARGVSLPVVLGGAALNRHYVENDLRQVYTTGPVYYASDAFDGLQLMEELTGNAPPQLTSREMSGHKYKTAYEILQEKLMAGSEYIPSNTPPAPRIPRPPFWGRRVVDSSELEIGVISRYVNKNALFRGQWGFRKGDMSQPEYEAYLERLAEPMFEDMVLQALAEGWLEPAVVYGYWPVASDKNDLIVFDPDSGAELFRFNFPRQMGASSRHLCIADFFRPRYAEPIGAERDWFPPAAWENGARDVLAAQVVTMGRKVSQVAQALFQSDAYQDYLYLHGFSVEMAEALAEYWHKRIRQQLDIAQDDATSLEELFRQGYQGSRYSFGYPACPRLEDQKYLQELLQWQEIGVELSEEYQLHPEQSTSAIIVHHPAAKYFNL; from the coding sequence GTGAGTGTGAACGCTCCGCGTGACTTTTTTGCCGAACAGGGCCTCGAGCCCCTTACCGCCCAGGGCTATGCGCTACAGGCCCGCTCCCAGGCCTTCCCCTACCTGAAGGCCCTCTCCGAGCGTGTGCTGGTCTACGACGGGGCCATGGGGACGGAAATCTTCAAGTACAACCTGAGCGACGCCGACTTTGGCGGAGCCCAGTACAGCGGCTGCCCGGAAATCCTGAACCGCACCCGCCCCGATGTGATTGCCGCCATCCACCAGAGCTACCTCGAGGCCGGCGCCGATGTCATCGAGACCAACACCTTCGGCTGCTTGCCCCATGTGCTGATGGAGTATGGCCTGGAGGCCGAGGCCGAAGACCTGGCCTACGAGGCGGCCCGGATCGCCCGTCAGGTTGTAGACAACGGGAAGGACGAAACAACGCGATTTGTAGCCGGCGCGCTGGGGCCGGGCACCAAGCTCATCTCGCTGGGGCAGATTGGCTGGAAGGAGATGTTCGAATCGTACCGCACGGCGGCCCGGGGCCTGGTTCGCGGTGGGGTGGATCTACTCCTGATCGAAACCTGCCAGGACGTTTTGCAGATTCGCTGCGCAGTGCTGGCCTGCCGCCAGGCCATGCGCGACCTGGGACGGGAGGTGCCGCTGCAGGTGCAGGTCACCTTCGAGGCCACCGGCGCCCTGCTGGTAGGCAGCGATGATGGGGCCGCCCTGACGGTGCTGGAAAGCCTGCCGGTGGATGTGGTGGGCATCAACTGTGCGGTGGGGCCCGACCTGATGGACACCCACATCCGCTACTTCTGCCAGAACAGCACCCGCTGGGTCTCCTGCCTGCCCAACGCCGGCCTTCCCCGCAACGAGGGGGGCCGGGCGGTTTTTGACCTCACCCCTGCCGAGCTGGCCCGCTGGCAGCTCAAGTTTGTGCGGGAGTACGGCCTGAACGCGGTGGGCGGCTGCTGCGGCACCGGGCCTGCACATATCCGGGCGCTGGTGGAGGGGTTGCGGGGGCACAGCCAGGTGCTTCGGGGTAGCCAGCAGAACCCCAAGCCCTCGCCTTTGGGCCAGGTGGCCAGCCTCTACCAGAGCGTGCCGCTGCGGCAGGAGACCGGCCTCCTGATTGTGGGTGAGCGCACCAACGCCACCGGCAGCAAGAAGTTCCGCGAGCTGTTGTTCGCCGGCGACTTCGACGGCATGAACCAACTGGCCAGCGAACAGGTGGACGAAGGGGCCCACGTGCTGGATGTCTCGGTGGCCTGGACCGGGCGCGACGAGGTGCGCGATATGCGCGAGGTGCTGAAACGCTTTGCCACCAGCGTGCCCATCCCCATCATGATTGACACCACCCAGGTAGAGGTGATGGAGGAAGCCCTCAAGCACCTGGGCGGGCGGGCCATTTTGAACTCGGTGAACCTGGAAGACGGCCTGGAGAAGTTCGACCGGGTGGCGGCCCTGGCCAAGCAGCACGGCGCAGCCCTGGTGGCCCTGACCATTGACGAGGACAAAGAAGCCGGCATGGCCAAAACCGTGGAGCGCAAGGTGGAGATTGCCCTGCGCATGTACGAGCGGCTCACACGGGTGCACGGCATCCCAGGCGAGTCCATTTTGTTCGATCTGCTCACCTTTCCCATCACCCAGGGCGACGAGGACACCCGCAAGCTGGCCCGGTGGACCATCGAGGGCATCCGCAAGGTGCGTGAACTGCTGCCCGAGGTGGGCTTCATCCTGGGCGTTTCCAACGTATCGTTTGGGCTCGCGCCGCAGGCCCGGGTGGTGCTTAATTCGGTCTTTTTGGATGAGTGCATCCAGGCCGGCCTGACCGCGGCCATTCTGAACGCCGGCAAAATTCTGCCCATCAACCAGATTCCGCCCGAGCCGTACCGGCTGGCCCTGGATCTGATTTACGACCGGCGGCAGTTCGGGCCGGGCGGCGAGGTGATCCACGACCCGCTTTTTGCCTTTGTGGATTACTTCGCCAAAAACAAGGTCGACAAAACCCTGGCCCACGACCCCCTGGCCGGGCTTTCCTTGGAGGAGCGCCTGAAAAAACGCATCATCGAGGGGCGCAAGGTGGGCCTCGAGGCCGACTTGGAACAGGCCCTGGAAAAGTACAGCCCGGTGGAGATCATCAACCAGATCCTGCTCGAAGGCATGAAGGTGGTGGGCGACCTGTTCGGCACGGGCAAGATGCAGCTGCCCTTCGTGCTGCAAGCCGCCGAGACCATGAAGGCCGCGGTGCGCTACCTCGAGCCGCGCATGGAGAAGCTCGAGGGCGTGCACAAAGGGACTATGGTCATCGCCACGGTCAAGGGCGATGTGCACGACATCGGCAAGAACCTGGTGGACATCATCCTCTCCAACAACGGCTATAAGGTGGTCAACCTGGGCATCAAGAAGCCCATCGAGGAGATCCTGGCCGCGGTGGAGGAGCATAAGCCCGACGCGGTGGGGATGAGCGGGCTTTTGGTCAAGAGCACCGTGGTGATGAAGGAGAACCTCGAGTACATGGCGGCTCGAGGGGTCAGCCTGCCGGTGGTACTGGGCGGAGCCGCCCTCAACCGGCACTACGTGGAAAACGACCTGCGCCAGGTCTACACCACCGGCCCGGTTTATTATGCTTCCGATGCCTTTGACGGGCTGCAGCTGATGGAAGAGCTGACCGGAAATGCCCCACCCCAACTGACCAGCCGCGAGATGAGCGGCCACAAGTACAAAACTGCCTACGAAATTCTGCAGGAGAAACTGATGGCCGGTTCCGAGTACATCCCTTCCAACACCCCGCCCGCCCCCCGCATCCCCCGCCCCCCCTTCTGGGGCCGAAGGGTGGTTGACTCGAGTGAGCTAGAGATTGGGGTCATCTCCCGCTACGTCAACAAAAACGCCCTCTTCCGGGGGCAGTGGGGTTTCCGCAAGGGCGATATGAGCCAGCCCGAGTACGAGGCCTACCTCGAGCGCCTGGCCGAGCCGATGTTCGAAGACATGGTGCTCCAGGCCCTGGCCGAAGGCTGGCTCGAGCCCGCGGTGGTCTATGGCTACTGGCCGGTGGCCTCCGATAAAAACGATCTGATCGTCTTTGACCCCGACTCGGGGGCCGAGCTGTTCCGCTTCAACTTCCCCCGCCAGATGGGGGCTAGCTCACGCCACCTGTGCATTGCCGACTTCTTCCGTCCCCGCTATGCCGAACCCATCGGGGCCGAGCGAGACTGGTTCCCTCCGGCGGCCTGGGAAAATGGCGCGCGCGATGTGCTGGCCGCCCAGGTGGTCACCATGGGACGCAAGGTCTCGCAGGTAGCCCAAGCGCTGTTCCAGTCCGATGCTTATCAGGACTACCTGTACCTGCACGGCTTCTCGGTGGAGATGGCCGAGGCCCTGGCCGAGTACTGGCATAAGCGCATCCGCCAGCAGCTCGATATCGCCCAGGACGACGCCACCAGCCTAGAAGAACTCTTCCGCCAGGGCTACCAGGGCAGCCGCTACAGCTTTGGCTACCCGGCCTGCCCCCGCCTGGAAGACCAGAAGTATTTGCAGGAACTGCTCCAGTGGCAGGAAATTGGCGTGGAGCTGAGCGAGGAGTACCAGCTCCACCCCGAGCAGTCCACCAGCGCCATCATAGTGCACCATCCTGCAGCCAAGTACTTCAACCTGTGA
- a CDS encoding 5-(carboxyamino)imidazole ribonucleotide synthase produces MQIGVLGGGQLGRMLALAGYPLGLRFRFFDPLAEAPAGQLAELVVGDYADEGALARFADGLSLLTYEFENVPVSAVAWLAQRLPVYPPPVALEVAQDRVAEKTFFQGLGIPTPLFYPVLTYSDLQDGLERTGWPALLKTRRLGYDGKGQKLLRSPADLEAAWARLGGQPLILEAFVPFERELSILAVRSLGGQVAFYPLVENHHAGGILRKSRAPAMPARLQHEAERIATRVLEKLDYVGVLAIELFEVEGTLWANEMAPRVHNSGHWTIEGAETSQFENHLRAVLGLPLGSTAPRGQAAMLNLIGLRPDFARVLEIPGAHLHWYGKEVRPGRKVGHVTLRADTPQELEARLVRLEALLAEVTG; encoded by the coding sequence GTGCAGATAGGCGTTTTGGGAGGTGGACAACTGGGGCGTATGCTGGCTTTGGCGGGGTATCCGCTGGGGCTGCGCTTCAGGTTTTTTGACCCGCTGGCCGAGGCCCCGGCAGGCCAGCTAGCCGAGCTGGTGGTGGGCGACTACGCCGACGAGGGCGCGCTGGCCCGTTTTGCCGATGGGCTCTCGCTTTTGACCTACGAGTTCGAGAACGTGCCGGTTTCGGCTGTAGCCTGGCTGGCCCAGCGCCTGCCCGTTTATCCCCCGCCTGTGGCCCTGGAGGTGGCCCAGGATCGGGTGGCCGAGAAGACCTTTTTTCAGGGGCTGGGCATCCCCACCCCCTTGTTTTACCCGGTGCTGACCTATAGCGACCTGCAAGACGGCCTCGAGCGCACCGGCTGGCCGGCCTTGCTCAAAACCCGGCGACTGGGCTACGACGGCAAGGGGCAGAAGCTTCTGCGTTCGCCTGCCGACCTCGAGGCAGCCTGGGCCCGGCTGGGGGGACAGCCCCTGATCCTGGAGGCCTTTGTGCCCTTCGAGCGCGAGCTGTCCATCCTGGCGGTGCGGAGCCTGGGCGGCCAGGTGGCCTTTTATCCGCTGGTGGAGAACCACCACGCCGGGGGCATTCTTCGTAAAAGCCGGGCCCCGGCTATGCCGGCCCGCCTGCAGCACGAGGCCGAGCGTATCGCCACGCGGGTTCTGGAGAAGCTCGACTACGTAGGGGTCTTGGCTATTGAGTTATTCGAAGTGGAGGGCACCCTCTGGGCCAACGAGATGGCCCCGCGGGTGCACAACTCCGGCCACTGGACCATCGAAGGGGCCGAGACCAGCCAGTTCGAAAACCACCTGCGGGCCGTGCTGGGCCTGCCTCTAGGCTCCACTGCCCCCCGCGGCCAGGCGGCCATGCTCAACCTGATCGGCCTGAGGCCCGACTTTGCCCGGGTGCTGGAAATTCCTGGGGCCCACCTGCACTGGTACGGCAAGGAGGTGCGCCCCGGGCGCAAGGTGGGGCACGTGACCCTCCGGGCCGATACACCTCAGGAGCTGGAGGCCCGCCTGGTTCGGCTCGAGGCCCTCCTGGCCGAAGTCACAGGTTGA
- the lnt gene encoding apolipoprotein N-acyltransferase, which yields MVQTWFPLLLGAALALTQPPSPLGFLAPLPLVWLLTRGGFRFGMLAGMGFWAMHLVWLPLSFVVLFETPWGAVPYLPLVLIKAAIWGVVFGLTRGRPLARAGLWVVQEYLTSLGEIAFPWGFVGYALVDAPGRLLASLGGVYLLSLVVMGVALCVYAAWQRLRKDPVVFSLPALGLFGLGLFWLGLWVMPLPSAQGSQKALLVQGNINPLRKLEGASAEETYLQLTRQGLQAHPDTTVVVWPETAVSGFSPELVALLGSRELISGLETGLTNRAVRVYGGQITHYYDKNRLVPFGENFPWAEVLRPVYRFFFRAFGFNGDLVSRTPGTGYTPLGRYGAFICYESVFPAVARRLVLNGAEVLQLGSNDAWYGPSFGGLQHFQMGRLRAVETGRWLLRAGNDGVTAIIDPYGRVTARIPQRQATYLVGAFGLLQYQTPYVRFGDWAVALAGFLGVIGLRNRAKGTIV from the coding sequence GTGGTGCAGACCTGGTTTCCGCTGCTTTTAGGTGCGGCCCTAGCGCTTACTCAACCCCCCAGCCCGCTGGGCTTTCTGGCCCCATTGCCTCTGGTCTGGCTTTTGACCAGGGGGGGCTTCCGCTTTGGAATGCTGGCCGGAATGGGCTTCTGGGCGATGCACCTGGTCTGGCTACCCCTTAGCTTTGTGGTGCTTTTTGAAACGCCCTGGGGGGCGGTGCCCTACCTGCCGCTGGTCTTGATCAAGGCGGCCATCTGGGGGGTCGTGTTTGGCCTGACCCGGGGCAGGCCGCTGGCCAGGGCTGGGTTGTGGGTGGTGCAGGAATACCTCACCTCCCTGGGCGAAATTGCCTTTCCCTGGGGTTTTGTGGGCTATGCTCTGGTGGATGCCCCTGGGCGGCTGCTGGCCAGCCTGGGCGGGGTTTACCTGCTTTCGCTGGTGGTGATGGGGGTGGCGCTCTGTGTGTATGCGGCCTGGCAGCGCTTGCGGAAAGACCCGGTGGTTTTTTCACTTCCGGCTTTGGGCCTGTTTGGACTGGGCCTGTTTTGGCTGGGGCTGTGGGTTATGCCGCTTCCTTCTGCACAGGGAAGCCAGAAAGCCCTTTTGGTGCAGGGCAACATCAACCCTTTGCGGAAGCTCGAGGGTGCCTCGGCCGAAGAAACCTACCTGCAACTTACCCGCCAGGGATTGCAGGCCCACCCCGATACAACCGTGGTGGTCTGGCCCGAAACCGCAGTTTCTGGCTTCTCGCCCGAACTAGTGGCCTTGCTCGGGAGCCGGGAGCTTATTAGCGGCCTCGAGACCGGCCTGACCAATCGTGCGGTGCGGGTGTATGGGGGCCAGATTACCCATTACTACGACAAAAACCGGCTGGTTCCCTTCGGCGAAAACTTTCCCTGGGCCGAGGTCTTGCGCCCCGTATACCGCTTCTTTTTCCGCGCCTTTGGCTTCAACGGCGACCTGGTTAGCCGCACCCCCGGCACGGGGTACACCCCCCTGGGCCGGTACGGCGCGTTTATTTGCTATGAGTCGGTCTTCCCGGCGGTAGCCCGCAGGCTTGTTCTAAACGGCGCCGAGGTGTTGCAACTCGGCTCCAACGATGCCTGGTATGGCCCCAGCTTTGGGGGCTTGCAACACTTTCAGATGGGCCGTCTGCGGGCGGTGGAAACCGGGCGCTGGCTGCTGCGCGCTGGCAACGATGGCGTAACGGCCATCATCGACCCCTACGGACGGGTTACGGCCCGCATACCGCAGCGGCAAGCCACCTACTTGGTGGGGGCTTTTGGCCTGCTGCAGTACCAGACCCCCTACGTGCGCTTTGGAGACTGGGCAGTGGCTTTGGCCGGGTTTTTGGGTGTGATTGGCTTGCGCAACCGCGCAAAAGGCACTATAGTTTAG
- the secG gene encoding preprotein translocase subunit SecG: MEFLQNVLIFFYIAVAGFLVYLVLSQEPKQGAGDMFGGSTDLFSTRGVTGGLYRITVVLGILFVVLAFSFRFFPR; the protein is encoded by the coding sequence GTGGAGTTCTTGCAAAACGTCCTAATTTTCTTCTACATCGCCGTGGCCGGGTTCCTGGTCTATCTGGTGCTTTCCCAGGAACCCAAACAGGGCGCAGGCGATATGTTTGGTGGTTCGACCGATCTTTTCAGCACCCGTGGGGTTACCGGTGGCCTGTACCGTATTACCGTAGTGCTGGGCATACTCTTTGTGGTGCTGGCCTTCTCGTTCCGCTTCTTCCCTCGATAA
- a CDS encoding sensor domain-containing protein yields the protein MNRRALRWALPVTLLLAGIVLVWAALLSWSLALVALLLWGLLGWVYWGRVLGEDKRPDEPQTSAELEQAEQERLRSEKVLRQIAETVQDVVLLTDADVRIQYATPSVYPVAGWRPEEVLGQSVYSLLDPEQRGIFERMIREAGPENHLARAAFAYQHPDGQQRVLEASINFLFSPEGAFQGAVVGIRDVTERYQAEQAVRESEQRLRELTNSMRDVVMMLDAKGFIEYVTPSIQAVLGYNPRELLGRSAFDFFEPEDHGWVLEAVRAAREGRRPLRLEYQHRHRDGSRVWLETQLDYIYDLEGNPIRMLLGARQIQDRREAEEQLRKSEQMLRQVTDAIQDIVLLTDENAIVRYITPSVQKVVGVAPETMLGRSAYELLDSEQSRRFQELSAAASPENPSAQTSFIYLRPDGRELYMEASINFLFDAQGRDRGAVTGIRDLTERYQAEQAVRQSEQMLRQITDAMQDVVALTDPQGYLRYVTPSVQRLLGYAPEEMLGRLAFDYLAPEDREKAMRLAEQSLQGSGSYQLEGRYRHADGHYIWIDTLVNFIFDGQGNPTGSVVSGRDISERRRAEEALREREYRLRQITNSIRDVVLLLDPWAKVQYVTPSVKQVLGYRPEELVGRRASILLDKAQWPAVRRQGLQAIRAKQVYTTECECRHRDGHVVWIEGLVNFVWDEAGALQGIVVGMRDISERKQQQAYVEYMAYHDELTKLPNRRALRRTAEELLSRASQREIPVSLLYLDLDNFKAVNDTLGHDVGDELLVEVSQLLSKQLRSEDMLARLGGDEFACILFNTDAEQARQVAFRMSRAIRSTLSSSNPAHKLPSLGVSVGIASFPRDGRTFVELLKVADIAMYQAKDSGSRVVIYDAAKSPYTEERLQFEAAMRKAIQEQQFQLLYQPIWHLREHRIEEAEALLCWPYQGKILRASEFVPLAEEVHLVEQMDLLALQKGLLQLKSWCREGSLYRLSINLSTQSLVQPEVVRELLEQLSKAEADPRWLTLEVTESGLLREPEQARKAISSFKDLGVQIAIDDFGSGYASLGYLRQLPLDRLKIDRSFISYLGTSVRDEKLIRAAIDLAHNLEAEVVAEGVETQEQLEWLRENGCDLVQGYLVGQPVLIADWPPPLPIERLFLSVRKSENQNQPR from the coding sequence ATGAACAGGCGGGCCTTGCGGTGGGCATTGCCAGTAACGCTGCTGCTGGCTGGAATTGTGCTGGTGTGGGCCGCTTTACTCTCGTGGAGTCTGGCCCTGGTAGCCTTGCTGCTATGGGGCTTGCTGGGCTGGGTGTACTGGGGGCGGGTTTTAGGAGAAGACAAACGCCCGGATGAGCCGCAAACCTCCGCAGAGTTGGAGCAGGCCGAACAAGAGCGCTTGCGTAGTGAAAAAGTGTTGCGCCAGATTGCCGAGACCGTGCAGGACGTGGTACTGCTGACCGATGCCGATGTGCGGATTCAATATGCAACGCCTTCGGTTTACCCGGTGGCCGGCTGGAGACCCGAAGAGGTGCTGGGGCAGTCGGTGTACAGTCTGCTGGACCCTGAGCAGCGGGGCATCTTTGAACGGATGATCCGCGAGGCAGGCCCCGAAAACCATCTGGCTCGAGCGGCCTTTGCTTACCAGCACCCCGACGGCCAGCAGCGGGTTCTGGAGGCTTCCATCAACTTCCTCTTCTCGCCGGAGGGCGCTTTCCAGGGGGCGGTGGTGGGGATCCGGGACGTGACCGAGCGCTATCAGGCCGAGCAGGCGGTGCGGGAAAGCGAGCAGCGCCTACGCGAGCTGACCAACTCCATGCGCGACGTGGTGATGATGCTGGATGCAAAAGGCTTCATCGAGTACGTTACACCCTCGATTCAAGCTGTGCTGGGCTACAATCCCCGCGAATTGTTGGGCCGAAGCGCCTTCGATTTTTTTGAACCAGAAGACCATGGCTGGGTGTTGGAAGCGGTACGCGCAGCCCGGGAAGGTCGGCGGCCTTTGCGACTGGAATACCAGCACCGTCACCGCGATGGCTCCAGGGTCTGGCTCGAGACCCAGCTCGACTATATTTACGACCTCGAAGGCAACCCCATCCGGATGCTGCTGGGGGCGCGGCAGATTCAAGACCGCCGCGAGGCCGAAGAACAGTTGCGTAAAAGCGAGCAGATGTTGCGTCAGGTGACCGATGCTATTCAGGACATCGTTCTGCTAACCGACGAAAACGCCATCGTGCGCTACATTACCCCATCGGTGCAAAAGGTGGTGGGCGTTGCTCCAGAAACCATGCTGGGTCGTTCGGCCTACGAGCTGCTGGATTCCGAGCAGTCCAGGCGTTTTCAGGAGCTTTCAGCTGCCGCAAGCCCGGAAAACCCCTCTGCACAGACGAGTTTTATCTACCTCAGACCCGATGGGCGCGAGCTGTATATGGAAGCCTCAATCAACTTCCTGTTCGATGCCCAGGGCCGTGACCGGGGCGCTGTAACGGGCATCCGCGACCTGACCGAGCGCTATCAGGCCGAGCAGGCGGTTCGCCAGAGCGAGCAGATGCTGCGGCAGATTACCGACGCCATGCAGGACGTGGTGGCCCTGACCGACCCCCAGGGCTATTTGCGCTATGTGACGCCCTCGGTGCAGCGTTTGCTGGGCTATGCTCCAGAAGAGATGTTGGGCCGCTTGGCCTTCGATTACCTGGCCCCAGAAGACCGCGAAAAAGCCATGCGCCTAGCCGAACAAAGCCTGCAGGGAAGCGGCTCGTACCAGCTCGAGGGGCGCTACCGTCACGCGGACGGGCATTACATCTGGATTGACACCCTGGTCAACTTTATCTTCGATGGACAGGGAAACCCTACTGGCAGTGTGGTGAGTGGGCGCGACATTTCCGAACGACGGAGGGCCGAGGAAGCCCTGCGGGAGCGCGAGTATCGCCTGCGTCAGATTACCAACTCCATCCGGGATGTGGTGCTGCTGCTCGACCCCTGGGCCAAGGTGCAGTACGTAACCCCCTCGGTGAAGCAGGTACTGGGCTATCGCCCGGAGGAGCTGGTGGGCAGGCGCGCTTCCATTTTGCTCGATAAGGCCCAGTGGCCTGCCGTTCGGCGGCAAGGCTTGCAGGCCATCCGGGCTAAGCAGGTCTATACCACCGAGTGTGAATGCAGGCACAGGGATGGGCATGTGGTGTGGATTGAAGGCCTGGTCAATTTTGTCTGGGATGAAGCGGGTGCCCTGCAGGGCATTGTGGTGGGGATGCGCGACATCAGCGAACGCAAGCAGCAACAAGCCTACGTGGAGTATATGGCCTACCACGACGAGCTCACCAAGCTGCCCAACCGCCGGGCATTAAGACGAACCGCCGAGGAGCTGCTGTCGCGAGCCAGCCAGCGGGAAATACCGGTAAGCCTGTTGTACCTCGACCTGGACAACTTCAAGGCCGTCAACGACACCCTGGGGCACGATGTGGGCGACGAACTGCTGGTGGAGGTATCGCAGTTGTTGAGCAAACAGCTGCGCTCCGAGGACATGCTGGCCCGTTTGGGCGGTGATGAGTTTGCCTGCATTTTGTTCAACACTGATGCAGAGCAGGCCCGGCAGGTGGCGTTTCGCATGTCCAGGGCCATTCGTAGCACCCTGAGCTCGAGCAACCCTGCCCATAAGTTGCCCAGCCTTGGGGTTAGCGTAGGCATTGCCAGCTTTCCCAGGGATGGCCGAACCTTTGTCGAGCTGCTGAAGGTAGCCGATATTGCCATGTACCAGGCCAAGGACTCGGGCAGCCGGGTGGTTATTTACGATGCCGCCAAAAGCCCATATACCGAAGAGCGGCTTCAGTTTGAAGCGGCCATGCGCAAAGCCATCCAGGAGCAACAGTTTCAACTGCTGTACCAGCCCATCTGGCATCTAAGGGAGCATCGTATCGAGGAAGCCGAGGCGCTTTTGTGCTGGCCTTATCAGGGTAAAATCCTGCGGGCCTCGGAGTTTGTGCCCCTGGCAGAAGAGGTGCATCTGGTCGAACAGATGGACCTCCTGGCCCTGCAAAAAGGCTTATTGCAGCTCAAAAGCTGGTGTCGGGAGGGGTCTTTGTACCGCCTCTCCATCAACCTCTCGACCCAGTCGCTGGTGCAGCCCGAGGTGGTGCGGGAGCTTCTGGAGCAATTGAGCAAAGCAGAGGCCGACCCCCGATGGCTCACCCTCGAGGTAACCGAGAGTGGCCTCTTGCGCGAGCCAGAGCAAGCCCGCAAGGCTATAAGCAGCTTCAAAGATCTTGGAGTCCAGATCGCCATAGACGACTTTGGCAGTGGCTATGCCTCGCTGGGCTATTTGCGCCAACTGCCGCTGGATCGCCTCAAGATTGACCGGAGCTTCATTAGCTACTTGGGTACGAGCGTGCGCGATGAGAAGCTCATTCGTGCGGCCATTGATTTGGCCCATAACCTCGAGGCCGAGGTGGTGGCCGAGGGGGTCGAGACCCAAGAGCAGCTCGAGTGGCTGCGCGAAAATGGCTGCGATCTGGTGCAGGGTTATCTGGTGGGCCAGCCGGTTCTCATTGCAGACTGGCCGCCACCCCTACCCATCGAGCGCCTTTTCCTTTCTGTGAGGAAATCAGAAAACCAGAACCAGCCCAGATGA